A region of Gammaproteobacteria bacterium DNA encodes the following proteins:
- a CDS encoding arylamine N-acetyltransferase, with translation MDFDNTYRSGLEDWLSPIQTEHFLNTLHINARDVSLETLRTVIRAIYANIPFQNLTMLCRPAEPPTKQQIISDMMKGMGGLCTTSNPFLCALLQTMGFNAGLHIVSMEKPDCHIGLIVQLNEKKYFVDVGNGFPYLEPLELKNNSQHRVLNFEYQLIQTGESWAIQQTVLGSRKKIIDQTFSAKLCHYSAFTRMRKKHYTEVNYGPFLTSIRINLWSHQNGFMLRNKTVLNIPDTKYKLKNETEALLWLNTYLPKPEPLQALLKKSWRKIFDN, from the coding sequence ATGGATTTTGATAACACCTACCGCAGCGGACTGGAAGATTGGTTAAGCCCAATTCAAACAGAACACTTTCTAAACACACTGCACATAAACGCACGCGATGTCAGTTTAGAAACATTGCGCACCGTCATTCGCGCCATTTACGCCAACATTCCCTTCCAGAATCTCACCATGCTTTGCCGCCCTGCAGAACCTCCCACAAAGCAACAAATTATCTCTGACATGATGAAGGGCATGGGTGGCCTATGCACCACAAGTAACCCTTTTCTCTGTGCATTGTTACAAACTATGGGGTTTAATGCAGGTTTGCACATCGTCTCTATGGAAAAACCCGACTGCCATATTGGCCTCATTGTACAGCTCAATGAAAAAAAGTATTTCGTCGATGTTGGCAATGGGTTTCCATATTTAGAACCTCTAGAGCTAAAAAATAATTCACAGCATCGTGTATTAAATTTTGAATACCAACTCATACAAACAGGGGAGAGCTGGGCAATCCAACAAACCGTACTCGGCAGTAGAAAAAAAATCATTGATCAAACCTTTTCAGCAAAACTATGTCACTACTCCGCTTTCACAAGAATGCGCAAAAAACATTACACCGAAGTCAACTATGGCCCTTTCCTAACCAGCATTAGAATCAATCTTTGGAGCCATCAAAATGGTTTCATGCTCCGCAATAAAACCGTTCTCAATATTCCAGACACCAAATATAAATTAAAAAATGAAACCGAGGCTTTACTTTGGCTAAACACATACCTTCCTAAACCGGAGCCTCTGCAAGCCTTATTAAAAAAAAGCTGGAGAAAAATCTTTGACAACTAA
- a CDS encoding phytanoyl-CoA dioxygenase family protein translates to MTTKTINAIQYPRLNDEALSFYRKKGWVILTEIIKKEQLAQLSNQWQSLIQRHAKEIGCDLTDYTKVISQWRDLWKTLPEFNQIIKTPLSQLAATSFELSGARLLHDHIICKTAGAGNGIIPWHQDSMYWPVDRTGMSTWMSYIDVPVESGCLEVVSGSHLWEASAPVDFMSEKQALYEETPSVLLPVKAGSIILLHSRTWHRSQKTNSTQPRPAHIVLWVPPATRYWKENASWHPLNEQISVNKNQLLNENEFPIFGNKNHTTGSSFENKHQGVPKPSGMFNALDRAKQHIWKILNKQGQIKDLLKSAHSRATLSKKLMQSNPSLNPKKAQKIILNLWISGASFELHKARNVFNSAYQEWETLTKKTPTKKDS, encoded by the coding sequence TTGACAACTAAAACCATCAACGCCATTCAGTACCCACGTCTAAACGATGAGGCATTGTCATTTTACCGAAAAAAAGGATGGGTTATTTTAACTGAAATAATTAAAAAAGAACAATTAGCCCAACTTTCAAACCAATGGCAGAGCTTAATCCAACGCCATGCAAAAGAGATCGGCTGTGATCTAACAGACTACACAAAAGTCATATCACAATGGCGAGATCTATGGAAAACATTGCCAGAATTTAACCAAATCATCAAAACCCCACTCTCACAACTTGCTGCCACCAGCTTTGAGTTATCAGGGGCACGCCTGCTGCACGATCATATTATCTGCAAAACAGCCGGTGCAGGCAACGGCATCATCCCTTGGCATCAAGACTCCATGTATTGGCCGGTAGACCGTACCGGCATGTCAACATGGATGAGCTACATCGACGTACCCGTTGAATCTGGCTGTCTTGAAGTGGTAAGCGGCTCTCATTTATGGGAAGCTTCTGCACCTGTTGATTTTATGTCTGAAAAACAAGCCCTTTATGAAGAGACACCCAGCGTGTTACTGCCGGTTAAAGCCGGTAGCATTATTTTATTACACAGCCGAACATGGCATAGAAGCCAAAAAACAAACTCAACACAACCGCGCCCCGCCCATATTGTCTTATGGGTTCCACCGGCCACACGTTACTGGAAAGAAAATGCCTCATGGCACCCTCTAAATGAGCAAATTAGCGTAAACAAAAATCAACTGCTCAATGAAAATGAATTCCCTATTTTTGGCAACAAAAATCACACCACAGGTTCAAGCTTTGAAAATAAACATCAAGGGGTACCCAAACCATCCGGTATGTTTAATGCCCTAGATCGAGCAAAACAACACATATGGAAAATTCTTAACAAACAAGGTCAAATCAAAGATCTACTAAAATCAGCCCATTCACGCGCCACATTATCAAAAAAATTAATGCAATCAAACCCAAGCCTAAACCCCAAAAAAGCCCAGAAGATCATTTTAAACTTATGGATCAGTGGCGCATCATTTGAATTGCACAAAGCCAGAAACGTATTCAACTCAGCTTATCAAGAGTGGGAGACACTAACAAAAAAAACACCCACAAAAAAGGACAGCTAA
- a CDS encoding M20/M25/M40 family metallo-hydrolase: MRNRDKITLELKKFIALRSLSNNETENTKALQFLEKNLKKIGFSTKIKGKSTSNQPSIIAHLKPKNSSKKAIIYGHYDVAPVKPMHKWISGEPFLLKEKQGRFYGRGVADNKAPLIMRLHAIKEMVDEKQSRPEILWLIQGEEEISAGIRVAHEIFKKEINQFKADIFIEETGFNDLDSGKQIAFLWSPNRKKTHLKKWIKLLNSSLRNPKIENRHLNKLNGLKTCPFISNLPDDAIYIGFGPNDKLHNIHATNESLDIEKCFIHKEQFKHFLTLFSQDNLA; encoded by the coding sequence ATGCGCAACAGAGACAAAATAACACTAGAATTAAAGAAGTTTATCGCCCTACGCTCACTTTCAAATAATGAAACAGAGAATACAAAGGCACTCCAGTTTCTAGAAAAAAACCTGAAAAAGATAGGGTTTTCAACCAAAATAAAAGGGAAATCAACATCAAACCAACCCAGCATAATCGCACACTTAAAGCCAAAAAATTCAAGCAAAAAAGCAATTATTTATGGTCACTATGATGTCGCCCCTGTAAAGCCGATGCACAAATGGATTAGCGGAGAGCCTTTTTTACTTAAAGAGAAACAAGGTCGTTTTTATGGCCGAGGAGTAGCTGACAATAAAGCGCCGCTCATTATGCGATTGCACGCTATTAAAGAAATGGTTGATGAAAAACAAAGTAGACCCGAAATTTTATGGCTAATTCAGGGTGAAGAAGAGATCAGCGCAGGGATTCGCGTTGCACACGAAATATTTAAAAAGGAAATAAATCAATTCAAAGCCGATATATTCATCGAAGAAACTGGATTTAACGACCTCGATTCAGGCAAGCAGATTGCTTTCTTATGGTCTCCTAACCGCAAAAAAACTCATCTAAAAAAATGGATTAAACTGTTAAACTCAAGTCTCAGAAATCCAAAAATAGAGAATCGGCACCTAAACAAACTGAATGGCCTAAAAACCTGTCCCTTTATAAGCAACCTACCAGACGATGCGATCTACATCGGTTTCGGCCCCAATGACAAACTACACAACATTCACGCCACCAATGAATCATTGGACATCGAAAAATGCTTCATCCACAAAGAACAGTTCAAGCATTTTCTTACCCTTTTTTCTCAGGACAATCTAGCCTAA
- a CDS encoding TIGR00725 family protein — MAINNQVAVIGDARLSHQTAITRARSVGKCIAQNGYHLVCGGLGGTMQESCHGFKSVPEAGHTIGILPSYESHSANPFIDIIIPTGLDVGRNQLVVASGFAVVVLGGGAGTLSEIALASQIGRPILLLQGSGGWADRLQAGYLDQRQTAPLILINTLEELASQLSFWAKKQDNAATIQATPQR, encoded by the coding sequence ATGGCGATAAACAATCAAGTGGCTGTGATTGGCGATGCTCGTTTATCCCATCAAACCGCCATCACAAGAGCACGTTCCGTAGGCAAATGCATCGCCCAAAACGGTTATCATCTCGTTTGCGGCGGGCTAGGTGGAACCATGCAAGAGAGCTGTCATGGCTTTAAATCCGTCCCTGAAGCAGGACACACCATCGGCATCTTACCCAGTTACGAAAGCCACAGCGCCAACCCGTTTATTGACATCATCATTCCCACCGGATTGGATGTAGGGCGAAACCAACTTGTGGTTGCCAGTGGTTTTGCGGTTGTGGTACTCGGCGGAGGGGCTGGCACCTTAAGTGAAATTGCTCTAGCCAGCCAAATTGGCAGACCCATTTTACTACTTCAAGGCTCCGGTGGCTGGGCCGACCGCCTCCAAGCAGGTTATCTCGATCAGCGCCAAACAGCGCCACTCATCCTCATCAACACATTAGAAGAGCTCGCTTCCCAACTTTCATTTTGGGCCAAGAAACAAGACAACGCCGCTACAATTCAAGCCACCCCGCAAAGATAA
- a CDS encoding polysaccharide deacetylase family protein: MLHRVLKKEPSNHYYFQRQTAISWPRFIHLLDEIEANKKITKTLSKLNRSNTDNTVYISFDDGYIDNTHALDEILRRNMVATLFPVKSFIQQGFSVIDDMAHHLILCNEVHPDQRRSLTSGKLKKILRRVTPRRYRQLRQACFKINRDAESPSLFMSEKKLKHYIAQGIEVGIHGVSHRIFTCLSNKSLRAELHESQQWLYSLGAHGVLPICFPHGAHDASTVTTCLQMGSPLLGVDSPPKHTSVWQRIWIKEKSY; the protein is encoded by the coding sequence ATGTTGCATCGTGTCTTGAAAAAAGAGCCCTCCAATCACTATTATTTTCAGCGTCAAACTGCCATAAGCTGGCCACGATTCATACACCTGTTGGATGAAATTGAAGCCAACAAAAAAATAACCAAAACCTTATCCAAATTAAACCGCAGCAATACTGACAACACCGTCTACATTAGCTTTGATGATGGCTACATCGACAACACCCACGCTCTAGATGAGATACTTCGTCGCAATATGGTCGCCACCCTTTTCCCCGTAAAATCATTTATCCAACAAGGTTTTTCTGTCATTGATGACATGGCGCATCACTTAATTCTCTGTAACGAAGTACACCCAGATCAACGCCGCAGCCTCACCTCTGGCAAACTAAAAAAAATACTACGGCGTGTAACCCCTCGGCGTTATCGTCAATTACGCCAAGCCTGCTTTAAAATCAACAGAGATGCAGAATCGCCCTCACTGTTCATGAGCGAAAAAAAATTAAAACATTATATAGCTCAAGGTATTGAGGTCGGAATTCACGGTGTCAGTCATCGTATCTTCACTTGCCTAAGCAACAAATCTCTCAGAGCTGAATTACACGAATCCCAGCAGTGGCTATACTCACTGGGTGCGCACGGAGTGCTGCCCATCTGTTTTCCACACGGCGCACATGATGCAAGCACCGTCACCACCTGCCTGCAAATGGGCTCACCTTTATTGGGTGTCGATAGCCCACCCAAACACACCTCTGTCTGGCAAAGAATCTGGATCAAAGAAAAGAGCTACTAA